In Salinibacterium sp. ZJ70, one DNA window encodes the following:
- a CDS encoding glycosyltransferase family 2 protein, which translates to MTSDDFTISVVIPVKDDAGLLEHCLRALSAQTLRPDEVIVVDNASTDRTPEVARRWPVVYVREELPGIAAAASTGYDHAHGTLIARIDADSVPHPNWLADVVQLFRDDPGLAAVTGPGTFDALPTPLARLADLGYMRAYFRLMGRAAGKPPLFGSNFAMRRRVWLAAREHVHRHDPNVHDDLDLTFAFPPGARIAVDDRLAIHISARPFRSPFSFAKRIWRGMRTVRLGRRAQRRRAREATG; encoded by the coding sequence GTGACGAGCGACGACTTCACCATCTCGGTGGTGATCCCGGTGAAGGACGACGCCGGGCTCCTGGAGCACTGTCTGCGGGCGCTGTCGGCGCAGACCCTGCGCCCGGACGAGGTGATCGTGGTCGACAACGCGAGCACCGATCGAACCCCCGAGGTCGCCCGCCGCTGGCCGGTGGTGTACGTGCGGGAGGAGCTCCCGGGCATCGCCGCGGCCGCATCCACCGGCTACGACCATGCCCACGGCACCCTCATCGCCCGCATCGACGCCGACTCGGTGCCGCACCCGAACTGGCTCGCCGATGTGGTGCAGCTGTTCCGCGACGACCCGGGCCTCGCCGCCGTGACCGGCCCGGGCACCTTCGACGCCCTGCCGACACCGCTCGCCCGGCTCGCCGACCTCGGCTACATGCGCGCCTACTTCCGGCTCATGGGGCGCGCCGCCGGAAAGCCGCCGCTGTTCGGCTCGAACTTCGCGATGCGCCGGAGGGTGTGGCTCGCGGCACGCGAGCACGTGCACCGCCACGACCCGAACGTGCACGACGACCTCGACCTGACCTTCGCGTTCCCCCCGGGCGCTCGCATCGCCGTCGATGACCGCCTTGCGATCCACATCTCGGCGCGCCCGTTCCGTTCGCCGTTCTCGTTCGCGAAGCGCATCTGGCGCGGGATGCGCACGGTGCGTCTGGGGCGCCGCGCCCAGCGGCGGCGCGCGCGCGAGGCGACGGGCTAG
- a CDS encoding manganese catalase family protein: MFFHVQRLINEIAQDEPDPAAANALQEGLGGQFGEMRTMMQYLFQAINFRGPAAKPYRDLIQGVGTEEISHVELIGTTISRLLDGSPEYSGKVGDPLDTPGAGGATPLKIALSEGNIHHYLVAAQGALPVDAAGNPWNGSWVYNSGNLVLDLLYNLMLESTGRLQKCRIYEMTSNATARSTIAYLIVRDQAHENAFAKALETLGVDWRKTLPIPKTNAERFPEVKLLLDAGLQSKQYTFDLAGQSEAGRIFQGASPSNDGTELQAREQAPEGVPSMIAPDRLEEFSSGADADLLALIQATAEMELAEIDAMFGPTSGAAR; encoded by the coding sequence ATGTTCTTCCACGTGCAGCGCTTGATCAACGAGATCGCTCAGGACGAACCGGATCCGGCGGCCGCGAACGCGCTGCAGGAAGGTCTCGGCGGGCAGTTCGGCGAGATGCGCACCATGATGCAGTACCTCTTCCAGGCGATCAACTTCCGGGGGCCAGCGGCCAAGCCGTATCGCGACCTCATCCAGGGGGTCGGCACGGAGGAGATCAGCCACGTCGAGCTCATCGGCACGACCATCTCGCGCCTGCTCGACGGCTCGCCCGAGTACTCCGGCAAGGTCGGCGATCCGCTCGACACGCCCGGCGCAGGCGGGGCCACTCCGCTCAAGATCGCGCTCTCCGAGGGCAACATCCACCACTACCTGGTGGCGGCGCAGGGCGCGCTCCCGGTCGACGCGGCGGGCAACCCGTGGAACGGCAGCTGGGTCTACAACTCGGGCAACCTCGTGCTCGACCTGCTCTACAACCTCATGCTCGAGTCGACCGGTCGGCTGCAGAAGTGCCGCATCTACGAGATGACCTCGAACGCGACCGCGCGCTCCACGATCGCCTACCTGATCGTGCGCGACCAGGCGCACGAGAACGCGTTCGCGAAGGCGCTCGAGACGCTCGGGGTGGACTGGCGAAAGACCCTCCCGATCCCGAAGACCAACGCCGAGCGCTTCCCCGAGGTGAAGTTGCTGCTGGACGCAGGGCTGCAGAGCAAGCAGTACACCTTCGATCTCGCGGGGCAGTCGGAGGCCGGCCGCATCTTCCAGGGCGCGTCGCCGTCGAACGACGGAACCGAGCTCCAGGCTCGCGAACAGGCCCCGGAAGGGGTGCCGTCGATGATCGCGCCCGACCGCCTGGAGGAGTTCTCCTCAGGCGCCGACGCGGATCTGCTGGCGCTCATCCAGGCGACCGCCGAGATGGAGCTCGCCGAGATCGACGCGATGTTCGGACCCACCTCCGGTGCCGCCCGATGA
- a CDS encoding SDR family oxidoreductase, with amino-acid sequence MSDQLTFDNPVERHSHIKPHASWQPLPGLDAELDPKADHGETSYRGTGRLPGRKALITGGDSGIGAAVAIAFAREGADVALSYLPEEQIDAAAIARIVRAEGRTCVLLPGDIRDREFCRQLVADAVAGLGGLDILVNNAAHQVYHPSFDELDEADLDRTIQTNLYAMFWITRDALPHLPPGATIINSTSVQGYNPSPMIINYASTKFAIIGFTKALAQDLAPRGIRVNAVAPGPVWTPLQVSDGQPTEKLNGFGDSSWLGRTSQPVEQAPAYVFLASPESSFVVGEVINVNGGANVP; translated from the coding sequence TTGTCCGATCAGCTCACGTTCGACAACCCCGTCGAGCGGCACTCCCACATCAAGCCGCACGCCTCCTGGCAGCCGCTCCCCGGCCTCGATGCGGAGCTCGATCCGAAAGCCGACCACGGCGAGACGAGCTACCGTGGCACGGGCCGCCTTCCCGGGCGCAAGGCGCTCATCACGGGCGGAGACTCGGGCATCGGCGCCGCCGTGGCGATCGCGTTCGCGCGCGAGGGGGCGGATGTGGCGCTCAGCTACCTGCCCGAAGAGCAGATCGATGCCGCGGCGATCGCCCGCATCGTGCGCGCGGAGGGCCGCACCTGCGTGCTGCTGCCGGGCGACATCCGGGACCGCGAGTTCTGCCGCCAGCTCGTCGCGGATGCCGTGGCGGGGCTCGGCGGGCTCGACATCCTCGTCAACAACGCTGCGCACCAGGTGTACCACCCGTCATTCGACGAGCTCGACGAGGCGGATCTCGACCGCACCATCCAGACCAACCTCTACGCGATGTTCTGGATCACCCGCGATGCGCTCCCCCACCTGCCGCCGGGCGCGACGATCATCAACTCCACGTCGGTGCAGGGCTACAACCCGTCGCCCATGATCATCAACTACGCCTCCACCAAGTTCGCCATCATCGGCTTCACGAAGGCGCTCGCGCAGGATCTGGCGCCGCGCGGCATCCGCGTGAACGCCGTCGCGCCCGGTCCGGTGTGGACGCCCCTGCAGGTGAGCGACGGCCAGCCCACCGAGAAGCTGAACGGCTTCGGGGATTCCTCGTGGCTCGGGCGAACGAGCCAGCCGGTCGAGCAGGCGCCCGCCTACGTGTTCCTCGCGTCGCCCGAGTCGAGCTTCGTGGTGGGCGAGGTGATCAACGTCAACGGCGGCGCGAACGTGCCCTGA
- a CDS encoding cation diffusion facilitator family transporter, translated as MSVTFGIAELPEKQAQSLRRAIRLEWITIAFLAVTVTLVFLVLGNSQAMRAAWIEDLLSFIPPIAFLIAVRVNRWRPTRAHPYGYHRSIGVGHLVSAVALTTMGTFLIITSAAGLVRLEHPTIGTVELFGQSIWLGWLMIGVMAATALPPVFIGRIKMALAKDLHNKVLYADADMNKADWMTAIGTIVGVSGIGLGIWWLDGAAALFIAGSILWDGVRNLKAAILDLMDERATTFDERRPHPVAAEIEGYLRSLPWVAEAGCRVRDQGHVFHVEAFVVPRRRRMPKVAELERAREACIRVDWKAADVVIVPVPVLPAVVRDDAETGSR; from the coding sequence ATGAGCGTCACCTTCGGCATCGCCGAGCTGCCGGAGAAGCAGGCCCAATCGCTGCGCCGCGCCATCCGCCTCGAATGGATCACGATCGCCTTCCTCGCCGTGACCGTCACACTCGTGTTCCTCGTGCTCGGCAACTCGCAGGCGATGAGGGCTGCATGGATCGAGGATCTGCTGTCGTTCATCCCGCCGATCGCGTTCCTCATCGCGGTCCGCGTCAACCGCTGGCGGCCCACGCGCGCCCACCCGTACGGGTACCACCGCTCGATCGGCGTCGGGCATCTCGTGTCGGCGGTGGCGCTCACGACGATGGGCACGTTCCTCATCATCACGTCGGCGGCGGGGCTCGTGAGGCTCGAGCATCCGACGATCGGCACCGTCGAACTGTTCGGTCAGAGCATCTGGCTCGGCTGGCTCATGATCGGCGTGATGGCGGCGACCGCGCTGCCGCCCGTGTTCATCGGGCGGATCAAGATGGCCCTCGCGAAAGACCTGCACAACAAGGTGCTCTACGCCGACGCCGACATGAACAAGGCCGACTGGATGACCGCGATCGGCACGATCGTGGGCGTCTCGGGCATCGGGCTCGGCATCTGGTGGCTCGATGGCGCGGCCGCACTCTTCATTGCGGGCAGCATCCTCTGGGATGGTGTGCGCAACCTCAAAGCGGCGATCCTCGACCTCATGGATGAGCGCGCGACGACCTTCGACGAGCGCAGACCCCATCCCGTCGCCGCCGAGATCGAAGGATATCTGCGCTCGCTGCCGTGGGTGGCCGAGGCCGGCTGCCGGGTGCGGGATCAGGGGCATGTGTTCCACGTCGAGGCGTTCGTGGTGCCGCGCCGGAGACGGATGCCGAAGGTCGCCGAGCTCGAACGCGCGCGAGAAGCGTGCATCCGGGTGGATTGGAAAGCTGCAGATGTGGTGATCGTGCCTGTCCCCGTGCTGCCGGCTGTGGTGCGCGACGACGCAGAGACCGGATCCCGCTAG
- a CDS encoding TerC family protein, which yields MDFSLELSPDLLAVFLTLFVLEIVLGVDNVIFISILASKLPVAQQAKARNLGLTLAMVMRLGLVFLAGWIITLKEDVFFIADAGFSVKDLILIAGGLFLVYKAVHEIHQKLEGDEEEHAGGKVATTTFGSVIVQILLLDLVFSLDSVITAVGMTSNMIVIITAVVVSFGIMLFAAKFIFEFVNKHPTVKMLALSFLLLIGVFLIAEGFGIHIDKALIYGPMAFGILVEALNLIAASRKKKRRAAAHPVTLRPTYPAESSAAAIAAATGRSGGSVGLSRRPVATEDTADVERGGLG from the coding sequence GTGGACTTCTCTCTCGAGCTCTCGCCCGATCTTCTCGCCGTCTTCCTCACGCTCTTCGTTCTCGAGATCGTGCTGGGGGTCGACAACGTCATCTTCATCTCGATCCTGGCGAGCAAGCTTCCGGTCGCGCAGCAGGCGAAGGCGCGCAACCTCGGCCTCACCCTCGCGATGGTGATGCGCCTGGGCCTCGTGTTCCTCGCCGGATGGATCATCACCCTCAAGGAGGACGTCTTCTTCATCGCAGACGCGGGCTTCTCGGTGAAGGATCTCATCCTGATCGCGGGCGGTCTCTTCCTCGTCTACAAGGCGGTGCATGAGATCCACCAGAAGCTCGAGGGTGACGAGGAGGAGCACGCGGGCGGCAAGGTGGCGACCACCACGTTCGGCTCCGTCATCGTGCAGATCCTGCTGCTCGATCTGGTGTTCTCGCTCGACTCCGTCATCACCGCCGTCGGCATGACGTCGAACATGATCGTCATCATCACGGCCGTCGTGGTGTCGTTCGGCATCATGCTGTTCGCCGCGAAGTTCATCTTCGAGTTCGTCAACAAGCACCCCACGGTGAAGATGCTGGCGCTGTCGTTCCTGCTGCTGATCGGTGTGTTCCTGATCGCCGAGGGCTTCGGCATCCACATCGACAAGGCCCTCATCTACGGCCCGATGGCGTTCGGAATCCTCGTCGAGGCGCTCAACCTGATCGCGGCGTCGCGCAAGAAGAAGCGTCGAGCTGCCGCTCACCCGGTGACGCTTCGCCCCACCTACCCGGCCGAGTCCTCGGCCGCCGCGATCGCTGCGGCGACCGGACGAAGCGGAGGCTCCGTGGGGCTGTCGCGCCGGCCCGTGGCGACCGAGGACACCGCGGACGTGGAGCGCGGCGGCCTCGGCTGA
- a CDS encoding zinc-dependent alcohol dehydrogenase yields the protein MKAMTYRGAYKVQVAEKDLPRIEHPNDAIVRVTRAAICGSDLHLFHGLMPDTRIGSTFGHEFIGVVHEVGSSVENLKPGDRVMVPFNIACGSCFFCARGLYSNCHNVNPNATAIGGIYGYSHSTGGYDGGQAEFVRVPFADVGPMVIPEWLDEEDALMMTDALATGYFGAQIADIEEGDTVVVFGAGPVGLFAAKSAWLMGAGRVIVIDHLDYRLAKAREFAHAETYSFTEVPDVVLHLKLITDGLGADRVIDAAGAEADGAFVQHVTAAKLKLQGGSPIALNWAIDSVRKAGTVSVVGAYGPLFSAVKFGDAMNKGLTLRMNQAPVKRQWPRLLEHIRAGHLSPRDIITHRIPLDDIAEGYHMFSSKLDDCIKPVIVVGEE from the coding sequence ATGAAGGCGATGACGTATCGAGGTGCCTACAAGGTGCAGGTGGCCGAGAAGGACCTCCCGCGCATCGAGCATCCCAACGACGCGATCGTGCGAGTGACGCGCGCCGCGATCTGCGGATCCGATCTGCACCTGTTCCACGGGCTCATGCCCGACACCCGCATCGGGTCGACGTTCGGTCACGAGTTCATCGGCGTCGTGCATGAGGTGGGCTCGAGCGTCGAGAACCTGAAACCGGGCGATCGCGTGATGGTGCCGTTCAACATCGCGTGCGGCTCGTGCTTCTTCTGCGCGCGCGGCCTGTACTCGAACTGCCACAACGTGAACCCCAACGCGACAGCGATCGGCGGCATCTACGGCTACTCGCACAGCACCGGCGGATACGACGGCGGCCAGGCGGAGTTCGTGCGCGTGCCGTTCGCGGACGTGGGGCCGATGGTGATCCCCGAGTGGCTCGACGAGGAGGACGCCCTCATGATGACGGACGCGCTGGCCACCGGATACTTCGGTGCGCAGATCGCCGACATCGAGGAGGGCGACACAGTCGTCGTGTTCGGGGCGGGGCCGGTGGGGCTCTTCGCCGCGAAGTCGGCGTGGCTGATGGGGGCAGGGCGCGTGATCGTGATCGACCACCTCGACTACCGGCTCGCGAAGGCGCGTGAGTTCGCGCACGCCGAGACGTACAGCTTCACCGAGGTGCCGGATGTGGTGCTGCATCTCAAGCTCATCACCGACGGTCTCGGAGCGGATCGCGTGATCGATGCGGCGGGCGCGGAGGCCGACGGCGCCTTCGTGCAGCACGTCACCGCAGCGAAGCTCAAACTGCAGGGCGGTTCGCCCATCGCGCTCAACTGGGCGATCGACTCGGTGCGCAAAGCCGGAACGGTCTCGGTGGTCGGCGCGTACGGTCCGTTGTTCAGCGCCGTGAAGTTCGGCGACGCGATGAACAAGGGCCTCACGCTGCGTATGAACCAGGCGCCGGTGAAGCGGCAGTGGCCGCGGCTGCTCGAGCACATCCGCGCCGGGCACCTCTCGCCGCGCGACATCATCACCCACCGCATTCCCCTCGACGACATCGCCGAGGGGTACCACATGTTCTCAAGCAAGCTCGATGACTGCATCAAGCCGGTCATCGTCGTCGGAGAGGAGTGA